In Leclercia pneumoniae, the genomic window GCAGCAACGTCTGGAAGCCTTTTTCCGCGTCTATAAGGAGCTGCCGGAAGGGCGCAAAAAAGTGGAGCTGAATGGCTTTAACGATGCCGCGACCGCGAAGCAGGAAATTAAACAGGCATGGGATGCCTGGAAAGCGAAACCTGCGCAATAACTGCTATGCAGCCCGGCGGCGCAAGGCCGCCGGGCTGTGGTTTATAGCTGTGCCGTTAGCCTGTCGATGGCCTCACGCCACTGCGCCTGCAGCAGCGGTTTCTGATGTTTAGGCTTGCGCGCCAGATCTTCTGCAAGCAGTGTCTCCAGCGCAATCAGCCGTTCCAGCAGATCCTCGTTTTCCTCGTGTTGAACGTCAACGGAGTCGTCAGCTACCGCCGGAAGTTGGACGCTATGGCGCAGACGCTCAAATACCGCGTCGGCATCATGCCACTCGCTAAGCTTACCGTCCTCAATGAGCCAGAAGCGATTACAGCTCTGGCGTATTAACTGACGATCGTGGCTCACCAGCAGTACGCCGCCCTCGAACTGCTCCAGGGTCCCGGCCAGCGCCTCTTTGCCTTCCATGTCCAGGTGGTTGGTCGGCTCGTCCAGCATCAGCAAACTAAATCGCGCCAGCGTCAGCCCAACGAACAGCAGCCGCGAACGCTCGCCGCCGCTCAGGGTACTCACAGCCTGACCGTGCCGTATCCACGGGAAGCCAGCGCTAATCAGGGCCATTTTGCGACGCTGAGGATCGGCAGCGAAAGGCGCCAGTGCTTCCAGCAGGCTGGCGTCATCCGGCAGTTGATGCAGGGTCTGGTCGTAATAACCGAGCGTAACCCGCGGGTGGATATTCAGTGCCTCAGTGGCTTGCCCGGCGATAAATTGCTGCCAGATAAGCCTCATCAGCGATGATTTCCCGCAGCCGTTACGCCCAACTATGGCTACCCGGTCGCCGCTTTTTAGCCGGGCGCTATCCAGCGTAAAGAGCGGGCTCAGGCCCGGCGCGGGCGGCACCGCAAGAGTTGTCATCTCCAGAAGACGGTCAGCACGCAGGGCGTCGCCACGCAGGGTTAACGTCCAGGGTGAGCCTGCCGTCAGATCGGTCTGACTCTCTTTAAGCCGTTCGACCTGACGTTCCATCTGCTTCGCTTTGCGGGAGAGATCTTCGTTGTCATAGACCTTGCCCCAGGTTGCCAGCCGTTTGGCGCTGGCGGCGATCCGGTCAATCTCTTTCTGCTCGGCTTTGTGGCGAAGTGCATCGCTTTCGTCCCGCTCAGAGAGTGCGCGGCGCGCCTGGGTGCAGGGAAGGGCGAAGTAGTGCAGGCGCTGGTCGCGCAGGATCCAGCTGCCGTTGGTCACCGCATCCAGCAGTTGTCTGTCATGCGAAACTAGCACAAAGCTCCCCGTCCAGCGCTGTAAAAACGTCTCCAGCCAGAGCAGCGTAGGCAGATCGAGGTGGTTACTGGGTTCATCCAGCAGCAAGAGATCGGGCTCGCGAATCAGCGCTCGCGCCAGCAGCAGACGGGTATGCTGCCCGCCGCTGAGCGTCGCTGACGTTAACGCCAGATCCTGACTGGCAAAACCCATGCCGGCAAGTAACGTTTCTGCCCGCCAGCGCAGGCTGTCACGCTCGGGTGCAGGGAGTTGTGCCAGTACCGCGTCCAGCAACGTCAGCGGATAGAGCGCCTCCGGAAGGTGCTGTTCCACTCGCGCCATCAGGCAGTGTCCGGCCAGCGTCACCGTGCCCGTAAGTGGCGAGTCGGTGCCGTCGAGGATCTTCAGAAGGGTACTTTTCCCGCAGCCGTTATCGCCCAGCAGACCAATGCGGTCGCCTTTTTTCAGCGTAAAGGAGAGGTTGTCGAAAAGCGTGCCAAACGCCGTATCAACACGAAGGGATTGTGCAGTTAGTAATGTGCTCATTTGCTTACTCAAGAGTTACAGGCATGAGAATGCCTCGTCAAACAACGCTGACGATAACCCGGTAAGCCCGAGAGAAGGGTTTAGTGAATGGTATCTTCGCTCAAGCCGAAGTTATCGCAGCACGATATCGATAACGCTTGAGCAGGTGCGATCACCATAAGTACGTGAAAACAGAAAGATTTCACAGTACAGCATAATTAGCCTCCTTATATATTCATTAGATTTATGGGTAAGGGGAGTGTAGCGGGACGGAAAGGTTTTGGCTAGCGGTGAAAGGGCAAAGTAACGGGTAAGGCACAGAGCGTCAGCAAAAAAAACGGCAACCGAGGTTGTCATTGCCGATCGGTTAAGCACGGTGGAATTGTTCCGTTCACCGCAGAGGAAGCGGCATAACGCAGAGATGCCTTAGTGAACGGAACCTTTCCACTCTACTGTCTTAGCGACGCCGGATTGCTTAACTGACTGGCATGACAACCGACGTTACCGTTACGATCTTAAATCGATGTACGACGATAACTCCGGTACTCCGGCATCCAGAAATTATCATCAATCGCCTGCTGCAACGCATCGGCGGAGGTCTTCACCGCCACGCCTTGCTGTTGCGCCATCTTGCCCACGGCAAACGCAATTGCGCGGGAGACCACATGGATATCCTTCAGCTCAGGCAGGACCAGCCCCTCTCCGTTATTGACCAGAGGAGAGTGCTTGGCCAGGGTTTCACTGGCTGACATCAGCATCTCGTCAGTAATGCGCGAAGCACCAGAGGCAATGACCCCAAGGCCGATACCCGGGAAAATGTAAGAGTTATTGCACTGGGCAATCGGGTAGGTTTTATCCTTCCACACCACTGGCGCAAACGGGCTGCCGGTCGCGACCAGCGCGTTCCCTTCGGTCCAGGCGATAATGTCCTGCGGCGTCGCTTCCACACGAGATGTCGGGTTAGAGAGCGGCATCACGATCGGGCGAGCGCAATATTTGTGCATCTCGCGGATGATCTCTTCGGTGAAGAGACCCGTCTGGCCAGAGACGCCAATCAGGATATCCGGCTTAACATTACGCACCACGTCAAGCAGAGAGAGGACTTCGTTGTCGGTATCCCAGTTTTTGAGGTTGTCGCGCTTCTGCACCAGTTTGCTCTGGAACGGCAGCAGATTTGGCATCGCGTCGGTCAGCAGACCAAACCGATCCACCATAAAGACGCGTGAACGGGCCAGCTCTTCGCTTAATCCTTCCCGCTGGGTCTGGGCGATAATTTGCTCGGCGATACCACACCCGGCAGAACCCGCGCCCAGGAAGACGATCTTCTGGTAACTCAGTTGACTGCCTGCCGCACGGCTGGCCGCGATCAGGGTA contains:
- a CDS encoding NAD-dependent malic enzyme codes for the protein MDNKLKKHRSLYIPYAGPVLLEFPLLNKGSAFSLEERSNFNLLGLLPEVVETIEEQAERAWIQYQGFKTEIDKHIYLRNIQDTNETLFYRLVQNHLEEMMPVIYTPTVGAACERFSEIYRRSRGVFISYQNRHNMDDILQNVPNHNIKVIVVTDGERILGLGDQGIGGMGIPIGKLSLYTACGGISPAYTLPVVLDVGTNNPQLLNDPLYMGWRHPRITDEEYYQFVDDFIQAVKHRWPDVLLQFEDFAQKNAMPLLNRYRDEICSFNDDIQGTAAVTVGTLIAASRAAGSQLSYQKIVFLGAGSAGCGIAEQIIAQTQREGLSEELARSRVFMVDRFGLLTDAMPNLLPFQSKLVQKRDNLKNWDTDNEVLSLLDVVRNVKPDILIGVSGQTGLFTEEIIREMHKYCARPIVMPLSNPTSRVEATPQDIIAWTEGNALVATGSPFAPVVWKDKTYPIAQCNNSYIFPGIGLGVIASGASRITDEMLMSASETLAKHSPLVNNGEGLVLPELKDIHVVSRAIAFAVGKMAQQQGVAVKTSADALQQAIDDNFWMPEYRSYRRTSI
- a CDS encoding ABC-F family ATP-binding cassette domain-containing protein — translated: MSTLLTAQSLRVDTAFGTLFDNLSFTLKKGDRIGLLGDNGCGKSTLLKILDGTDSPLTGTVTLAGHCLMARVEQHLPEALYPLTLLDAVLAQLPAPERDSLRWRAETLLAGMGFASQDLALTSATLSGGQHTRLLLARALIREPDLLLLDEPSNHLDLPTLLWLETFLQRWTGSFVLVSHDRQLLDAVTNGSWILRDQRLHYFALPCTQARRALSERDESDALRHKAEQKEIDRIAASAKRLATWGKVYDNEDLSRKAKQMERQVERLKESQTDLTAGSPWTLTLRGDALRADRLLEMTTLAVPPAPGLSPLFTLDSARLKSGDRVAIVGRNGCGKSSLMRLIWQQFIAGQATEALNIHPRVTLGYYDQTLHQLPDDASLLEALAPFAADPQRRKMALISAGFPWIRHGQAVSTLSGGERSRLLFVGLTLARFSLLMLDEPTNHLDMEGKEALAGTLEQFEGGVLLVSHDRQLIRQSCNRFWLIEDGKLSEWHDADAVFERLRHSVQLPAVADDSVDVQHEENEDLLERLIALETLLAEDLARKPKHQKPLLQAQWREAIDRLTAQL